A single genomic interval of Pseudomonadota bacterium harbors:
- a CDS encoding transposase, with protein MKQQTFAAGEFEQFRKPTRREKFLSEMDAVVPWDQLCELIEPHYPKAGNGRPPIELERMLRIYFLQHWFNLSDPGAEEALYESRSMCLFAGIDLGREPVPDETTILNFRHLL; from the coding sequence ATGAAACAGCAAACATTTGCCGCGGGGGAATTTGAGCAATTTCGAAAACCAACCCGGCGAGAGAAGTTTCTCTCGGAGATGGATGCTGTGGTTCCATGGGATCAGCTTTGTGAGCTCATCGAACCCCACTACCCCAAAGCGGGAAACGGGCGCCCCCCCATTGAACTGGAACGGATGTTGCGCATCTACTTCCTCCAACACTGGTTCAACTTGTCGGATCCAGGCGCCGAGGAAGCGTTGTATGAATCTCGCTCCATGTGTCTTTTCGCCGGCATTGACCTTGGGCGTGAGCCGGTTCCCGACGAGACGACGATTCTCAATTTTCGTCATCTGCTGGA
- a CDS encoding LTA synthase family protein — protein MWAVTLVLNTVVRVGLAHFGGVSPELTLGITVHVFTLGWLYDSAFFLFASLPALALLWLAPNAIWRSWAGQGISHFGVLISLYVLGFAALAEFIFWDEFHSRFNFIAVDYLVYTQEVIDNVLQSYPVGLMLMAIGVGVLVLYWPLRPLISSAHDRDEGFVTRTTATAAWFVLTLLVGLGVSQTPRNGFANSLQAELASNGPYQFFAAFRNNELDYSQFYATIPDAEAAQTLRTVVEEPNARYLSGEPFDIERQITNPGSERRRNVVLVTLESFNASYLSQFGSSEGAGLTPFLDGLIDQSLFFEHFYATGTRTVRGLEAVTLSIPPTPGRSIVKRIGRESGMWSLGNVLRSKGYSTRFIYGGRGYFDNMNAFFSGNGYEITDQSSVPGTEMTFTNAWGMSDEDLYRQVVREADRAAASNAPFFFHVMTTSNHRPYTYPEGRIDIPSGSGRAGAVKYTDYALRQFIEQARQQPWFENTLFVILADHTANAAGKRALPVDRYHIPLWIYAPALIQPARVATVASQIDLAPTLLGLLNMSYRSKAFGHDVLNFPQGKGRALIANYQSLGLFQPGRLVVLSPVKRMETDALAGDRVIAAEEARIDDPLVRQEIALYQGASYIYRRHLNAWSPPPLANLDPMKFVYQ, from the coding sequence ATGTGGGCAGTTACCTTGGTGCTGAACACCGTCGTACGGGTAGGGCTCGCTCACTTTGGCGGCGTTTCCCCAGAGTTGACCCTAGGCATAACGGTTCATGTTTTCACGTTGGGGTGGCTGTATGACTCGGCGTTCTTTCTATTCGCCTCCCTACCCGCCCTGGCCCTGTTGTGGCTGGCGCCCAATGCCATATGGCGGAGTTGGGCCGGACAAGGAATCTCGCATTTTGGCGTGCTGATCAGCCTCTACGTGCTTGGATTCGCCGCCCTTGCGGAGTTTATCTTCTGGGATGAATTTCACTCCCGCTTTAACTTCATTGCCGTCGATTATCTGGTCTACACCCAAGAGGTGATCGATAACGTTCTCCAATCCTATCCGGTGGGCTTGATGTTGATGGCGATCGGCGTGGGAGTGCTCGTGCTTTACTGGCCGCTGCGTCCTCTGATATCGAGCGCCCATGATCGTGACGAAGGATTTGTGACACGCACTACCGCCACCGCCGCTTGGTTTGTCCTCACTTTGCTGGTGGGACTCGGCGTCAGCCAAACGCCTCGCAACGGTTTCGCCAACTCGCTGCAGGCAGAACTGGCCAGCAACGGGCCTTACCAATTCTTTGCCGCGTTTCGCAACAACGAGCTCGACTATTCGCAGTTTTATGCCACCATCCCCGATGCGGAAGCCGCGCAGACGTTGCGCACCGTGGTAGAGGAGCCTAACGCGCGATATCTCTCCGGCGAGCCGTTCGATATCGAACGCCAGATCACCAATCCGGGGTCCGAGCGTCGTCGCAACGTGGTTCTGGTCACTCTAGAGAGTTTCAACGCCTCGTATCTCAGTCAGTTCGGCAGTAGCGAAGGGGCGGGGCTGACTCCCTTTCTGGATGGCTTGATCGACCAGAGCCTGTTTTTTGAACACTTCTACGCCACCGGCACCCGTACTGTGCGTGGCCTTGAAGCGGTGACGCTGTCGATCCCGCCTACCCCGGGGCGCTCCATCGTTAAACGCATTGGCCGTGAGAGCGGAATGTGGTCGCTGGGCAACGTGCTGCGCAGCAAGGGCTATAGCACACGCTTCATCTACGGTGGTCGCGGCTACTTCGACAATATGAACGCCTTCTTCTCCGGCAATGGCTACGAGATTACCGATCAATCCTCCGTCCCAGGCACTGAAATGACCTTCACCAATGCATGGGGTATGAGCGACGAGGACCTCTACCGGCAGGTAGTTCGGGAGGCTGATCGTGCAGCCGCCAGTAACGCACCGTTCTTCTTTCATGTGATGACTACCTCCAACCATCGCCCCTACACGTACCCAGAGGGGCGCATCGACATCCCATCGGGGAGCGGACGCGCCGGGGCGGTGAAGTACACCGACTACGCCCTGCGGCAGTTCATCGAGCAGGCGCGACAGCAGCCGTGGTTTGAAAACACCCTGTTCGTCATCCTCGCCGACCACACCGCAAACGCCGCCGGTAAGCGCGCATTGCCGGTGGATCGCTACCATATCCCGCTCTGGATCTATGCACCGGCCCTGATCCAACCCGCGAGGGTAGCAACCGTGGCGAGCCAGATCGATCTTGCTCCGACATTGCTCGGACTGCTCAATATGAGTTATCGCTCCAAGGCCTTCGGCCACGATGTGTTGAACTTTCCACAGGGCAAAGGGCGTGCCCTGATCGCCAACTATCAGTCGCTGGGCCTGTTTCAGCCGGGCCGGTTGGTGGTGCTCAGCCCGGTGAAGCGCATGGAGACCGATGCGCTGGCCGGGGACCGGGTGATAGCGGCCGAGGAGGCACGCATTGACGATCCGTTGGTGCGGCAGGAGATCGCGTTGTACCAGGGTGCGAGCTACATCTACCGTCGGCATCTCAATGCCTGGTCGCCACCCCCGCTGGCGAATCTAGACCCTATGAAGTTCGTGTATCAGTGA
- a CDS encoding PAP2 family protein gives MRWLPANRAPRYERHYLWAPILLLISVAVVVEWQGVDLAVARMVFAAEGGNWALKDHWLTETLIHEGGRRFSAFLLLTVWALTAASALSSRWRAVRAPLLYLSLVLPLAPIVVAVLKSSVPVSCPWSLALFGGTDPWMDGWWGALTDPGSAAGGGCFPAGHASGGYTFVALYFALRDRLPRLRFAGLVFGLLLGITYDVAQQLRGAHFLSHGLWTLAISWLSAVVGYSVWQWLTAQRTITCDVAKT, from the coding sequence GTGAGGTGGCTGCCAGCCAACCGGGCACCCCGATACGAGCGCCATTATCTCTGGGCGCCGATTCTGCTGCTGATCAGTGTGGCGGTGGTAGTGGAGTGGCAGGGCGTAGACCTCGCTGTGGCGCGAATGGTTTTCGCTGCCGAGGGCGGGAACTGGGCGCTGAAGGATCACTGGCTGACCGAGACGCTGATTCATGAAGGCGGGCGTCGCTTTTCCGCCTTTCTGCTTCTCACTGTTTGGGCGTTGACGGCGGCAAGCGCCCTCTCCTCTCGGTGGCGCGCCGTGCGCGCGCCGCTGCTCTACCTCTCGTTAGTGCTTCCCCTCGCCCCAATAGTGGTTGCCGTACTCAAGTCTTCCGTTCCTGTAAGCTGTCCGTGGAGTCTTGCGCTCTTCGGCGGGACCGACCCCTGGATGGATGGATGGTGGGGCGCCTTGACCGATCCCGGCAGTGCAGCGGGCGGTGGCTGTTTTCCTGCTGGTCACGCCAGCGGGGGATACACTTTCGTTGCGCTCTACTTTGCCTTGCGGGACCGCCTGCCCCGCTTACGGTTTGCCGGCCTCGTATTCGGGCTGCTGTTGGGGATTACTTACGATGTCGCTCAGCAGCTGCGCGGAGCCCATTTTCTCTCCCACGGACTGTGGACGCTGGCCATCAGCTGGTTGTCTGCTGTGGTGGGCTATTCAGTTTGGCAATGGTTGACAGCACAACGCACCATCACTTGCGACGTCGCGAAGACATAG
- a CDS encoding SET domain-containing protein, translating to MSSWFSSKTEKRASPIQGQGLFACDAIAAGEIVAVKGGAIMDAASLALIRELVSPAEIQIEESLYIAPRSAEEVQANILCLNHSCNPNVGVCGQITFVAMRDIPAGAELTIDYAMIDGDPAERMECSCGARECRKIITGSDWRLQELQRRYAGYFSRYLQDRIRITAG from the coding sequence ATGAGTAGTTGGTTCAGTTCAAAGACCGAAAAGCGCGCGAGCCCGATTCAGGGCCAAGGGCTTTTTGCGTGCGACGCGATCGCAGCGGGGGAGATCGTTGCCGTCAAGGGCGGAGCCATCATGGACGCTGCCTCGTTGGCGCTGATCCGCGAACTGGTGTCACCCGCTGAGATTCAGATCGAGGAGAGTCTCTACATCGCGCCCCGCAGCGCCGAGGAGGTTCAAGCAAACATCCTCTGCCTGAATCACTCCTGCAATCCCAACGTCGGCGTTTGCGGGCAGATCACATTTGTGGCAATGCGCGACATTCCTGCCGGGGCGGAGTTGACCATCGACTACGCAATGATCGATGGCGATCCCGCAGAGCGGATGGAGTGTTCGTGCGGGGCACGGGAATGCCGGAAAATCATCACGGGCAGCGACTGGCGCCTCCAAGAGCTGCAGCGGCGTTACGCGGGCTACTTCTCGCGCTATCTTCAGGATCGTATCCGCATCACTGCCGGGTGA
- a CDS encoding TetR family transcriptional regulator produces MESHTKHLPADERRAITVESVVELAAEQNPSEITTAAIARHMNLTQGALFRHFPNKDAIWQAVMEWVAERLLSRVDKAARKAATPLAALEAMFTAHIDFVAKHPGVPRMMFGELQRAGESPAKRMAQTLISRYHERLNRLIEEGKAQGEVSADIDTAAAAALFMGTIQGLVMQSLIAGDMERTRREAPGVFAIYRRGIGSV; encoded by the coding sequence ATGGAATCACACACCAAGCATCTTCCCGCGGACGAAAGACGCGCCATCACCGTGGAATCGGTGGTGGAGCTGGCCGCTGAGCAGAATCCCAGCGAGATCACCACTGCGGCGATCGCCAGGCACATGAACCTCACGCAGGGGGCGCTGTTTCGCCATTTCCCCAACAAGGACGCAATCTGGCAGGCGGTGATGGAGTGGGTGGCGGAACGCCTGCTGTCGCGCGTGGACAAGGCGGCGCGCAAGGCGGCTACGCCCCTTGCCGCGCTGGAGGCGATGTTCACGGCCCATATCGATTTCGTGGCGAAACACCCCGGCGTTCCACGCATGATGTTCGGTGAACTGCAGCGGGCCGGGGAGTCACCCGCCAAACGGATGGCGCAGACGCTCATCAGCCGCTATCACGAGCGATTGAACCGACTCATCGAAGAGGGAAAGGCCCAGGGTGAAGTGTCTGCGGACATCGATACCGCAGCGGCGGCGGCGTTGTTCATGGGCACGATTCAGGGTCTGGTGATGCAGTCGCTCATCGCCGGTGATATGGAGCGCACGCGCCGCGAGGCACCCGGGGTTTTCGCCATCTACCGGCGCGGGATCGGTAGCGTGTGA
- a CDS encoding efflux RND transporter periplasmic adaptor subunit, which yields MNIKLPWNARTLALVGVLVPLLALFLYVGLRSGPLAPIPVTVTTVEELSISPALYGLGTVEARYIYKVGPTTAGRVKAVGVQVGDMVKAGQLLAEMDPVDLDERVSAQMSSLKRAEANVLAADAQVQDVVARRAYAQSQAQRYEALLRDHTVSAEAAEQKSQELQVASASLAAARANLDAAKQELERVRDEGAGLIQQRANLRLVAPVDGLVVAREANPGTTLVAGQSVVELIDPTQLWISVRFDQLQAAGLQSRLGARIVLRSRAGEALSGEVLRVEPLADAVTEEMLAKVVFNELPQPLPPLGELAEVTIVLPERAKGPSVPNAGIKRIDGRLGVMVVDAGALRFRPVTVGATDLEGRTQILEGLSAGERVVVYSQRAVSERSRIKVVERLPSAKT from the coding sequence ATGAACATTAAACTGCCCTGGAACGCGCGTACGCTGGCTCTGGTGGGGGTGCTCGTTCCGCTGCTGGCGTTGTTTCTCTACGTGGGGTTGCGCTCGGGACCGCTGGCCCCCATTCCTGTCACGGTGACCACGGTCGAGGAGCTATCGATCTCCCCGGCGCTCTACGGACTGGGAACCGTGGAAGCACGTTACATCTACAAGGTTGGACCGACCACTGCCGGGCGCGTGAAAGCGGTCGGCGTGCAGGTCGGCGATATGGTCAAGGCGGGGCAATTGCTGGCGGAGATGGACCCCGTCGATCTCGACGAGCGGGTCAGCGCGCAGATGTCCTCCCTCAAACGCGCGGAAGCCAACGTACTGGCGGCCGATGCCCAGGTTCAGGATGTCGTGGCCCGTCGCGCGTACGCACAATCCCAGGCGCAACGTTACGAGGCGCTGCTGCGCGACCATACGGTCAGTGCCGAGGCCGCCGAGCAGAAGAGCCAGGAGCTGCAGGTGGCCAGCGCCAGCCTCGCCGCCGCGCGCGCCAATCTGGATGCCGCCAAACAGGAGCTGGAGCGTGTGCGCGATGAAGGCGCGGGCCTGATCCAGCAGCGTGCGAATCTGCGCCTGGTCGCCCCGGTGGACGGGCTGGTGGTGGCGCGCGAGGCTAATCCCGGCACCACCCTGGTCGCGGGTCAGTCGGTGGTCGAGTTGATCGATCCCACGCAATTGTGGATTAGCGTGCGCTTCGATCAGCTGCAGGCAGCCGGCCTGCAATCCCGGCTCGGCGCGCGTATTGTATTGCGCTCGCGGGCCGGGGAGGCGCTGAGCGGAGAGGTGCTGCGGGTCGAGCCGTTGGCCGATGCCGTCACCGAAGAGATGCTGGCCAAGGTGGTGTTCAATGAGCTACCGCAACCACTGCCACCACTTGGTGAGCTGGCCGAAGTCACTATTGTCCTGCCCGAGCGCGCCAAGGGACCGTCGGTGCCCAACGCCGGCATAAAACGAATCGACGGTCGTCTGGGGGTCATGGTGGTGGACGCCGGCGCGCTGCGTTTCAGGCCGGTCACCGTTGGTGCGACCGATCTCGAAGGCCGGACCCAGATCCTCGAGGGCTTGAGTGCGGGTGAGCGTGTGGTGGTCTACAGCCAGCGCGCGGTGAGCGAGCGCAGCCGGATCAAAGTCGTTGAGCGATTGCCGAGCGCCAAGACATGA
- a CDS encoding ABC transporter permease, with protein MISLAGRDILHSWGKFVFTGVGLGLLIGVTLTMTGVYRGMVDDAKVLLDNSGADLWVVQQGTLGPYAEPSSLYDDTYRGVLGMPGVARAANVTYLTMQVRQGTRDVRAMVVGVVPGGPGEPGQPGFLIAGRHITRSHYEAVADVAAGFRLGDRIQVRRNFYTVVGITRRMVSSNGDPMVFIPLRDAQEAQFLKDNDAILAQRRRTGANPAFNRPGVPGLLDAVIASQTTNQYVNAVLVQIRPGYQPEEVAEPIRRWQRLQVYTRAQMEAILIEKLIATAAKQIGMFLVILAIVSAAIVAFIIYTLTLGKIREIAVLKLIGTKNRTIAAMIMQQAVGLGVIGFVVGKVAATFWAPIFPKYVLLEPADAVAGFSLVVVICVLASLLAIRAALKVDPAEAIGG; from the coding sequence ATGATCAGCCTGGCGGGTCGCGACATTCTGCACTCGTGGGGCAAGTTCGTCTTCACCGGTGTGGGCCTGGGATTATTGATCGGGGTGACGCTGACCATGACCGGTGTCTATCGCGGTATGGTCGATGATGCCAAGGTGCTGCTCGACAACAGCGGCGCGGACCTGTGGGTGGTTCAGCAGGGGACGCTGGGGCCGTACGCCGAACCTTCCAGCCTCTACGATGACACCTATCGCGGTGTGCTGGGTATGCCGGGGGTGGCGCGCGCCGCCAACGTCACCTATCTCACCATGCAGGTACGCCAGGGCACGCGCGACGTGCGCGCCATGGTGGTGGGCGTGGTACCGGGCGGACCCGGGGAGCCGGGACAACCCGGTTTTCTGATCGCCGGTCGGCACATCACCCGCAGCCACTACGAGGCGGTTGCCGATGTGGCAGCCGGATTCCGGCTGGGCGACCGGATACAGGTACGGCGCAATTTCTACACCGTGGTCGGCATCACGCGGCGCATGGTCTCGTCCAACGGCGACCCGATGGTGTTCATTCCCCTGCGCGACGCGCAGGAAGCGCAGTTTCTGAAAGACAACGACGCCATTCTTGCGCAGCGCCGCCGCACCGGCGCCAATCCTGCCTTCAATCGGCCGGGTGTTCCCGGCCTGTTGGATGCGGTTATCGCTTCGCAGACGACCAATCAATACGTCAATGCGGTACTGGTGCAGATTCGGCCCGGTTATCAGCCTGAAGAGGTGGCGGAACCGATTCGTCGCTGGCAGCGCCTGCAGGTCTATACGCGCGCGCAGATGGAGGCGATCCTGATCGAGAAACTGATCGCTACCGCCGCCAAACAGATCGGTATGTTTCTGGTGATACTCGCCATCGTCAGCGCGGCGATTGTCGCCTTCATCATCTACACCCTCACCCTGGGCAAGATCCGCGAGATCGCGGTACTGAAACTCATCGGTACAAAAAACCGCACCATCGCTGCGATGATCATGCAGCAGGCGGTGGGGCTGGGTGTCATCGGCTTCGTGGTGGGCAAGGTTGCGGCGACGTTCTGGGCGCCGATCTTTCCCAAGTACGTGCTGCTGGAACCTGCAGATGCCGTCGCCGGATTTTCATTGGTGGTGGTGATCTGCGTGCTGGCCAGCCTGTTGGCGATTCGCGCGGCGCTGAAAGTCGACCCGGCGGAGGCGATCGGTGGCTGA
- a CDS encoding ABC transporter ATP-binding protein, with product MAESRTQGIRIEGLRKRYGEGDTAVDALTHVDMQVEPGEVVGLIGPSGSGKSTLLKSLGAVITPTAGRMTLGDKVIYDDGWKISDLRALRRDKIGFVFQAPYLIPFLDVTDNIALLPMLAGRPNDESRARALELLKALDVDHRARGMPSQLSGGEQQRVSIARALVNRPPVILADEPTAPLDSERALAVIRILNQMARQYETAIIVVTHDEKIIPTFKRIYHIRDGRTHEEAGEGRALQ from the coding sequence GTGGCTGAATCGCGCACTCAGGGGATACGCATCGAGGGGCTGCGCAAACGCTATGGCGAGGGCGATACCGCCGTCGATGCGCTCACCCATGTGGACATGCAGGTCGAACCAGGCGAGGTGGTCGGGTTGATCGGTCCCTCAGGCTCCGGCAAGAGCACGCTGCTGAAAAGCCTGGGTGCGGTGATCACGCCGACCGCCGGGCGCATGACGCTCGGCGACAAAGTGATCTACGACGACGGCTGGAAGATCTCCGACCTGCGCGCCCTGCGCCGCGACAAGATCGGCTTCGTTTTCCAAGCGCCTTACCTCATCCCGTTCCTCGATGTCACTGACAATATTGCGCTGCTACCCATGCTGGCGGGGCGTCCCAATGACGAGTCCCGAGCGCGTGCGTTGGAGCTATTGAAGGCGCTGGATGTGGATCACCGTGCGCGTGGAATGCCGTCGCAGCTTTCCGGCGGCGAACAGCAGCGCGTCTCCATTGCGCGCGCACTGGTCAATCGCCCGCCGGTCATTCTGGCCGATGAACCGACGGCGCCACTGGATAGCGAGCGCGCCCTGGCGGTGATTCGTATCCTCAACCAGATGGCGCGCCAATACGAGACGGCCATCATCGTGGTCACCCACGACGAGAAGATCATTCCGACCTTCAAACGGATCTATCATATCCGCGATGGACGCACGCACGAAGAAGCGGGCGAAGGACGGGCATTGCAGTAG
- a CDS encoding ABC transporter permease produces the protein MSTGLQTNWIAYRTIATKEIRRFLRIWLQTVLPAAITMGLYLIIFGNLIGPRIGEMAGYRYMDFIIPGVIMMAVITNSYANVVSSFFGAKFQRHIEELLVSPIPNYVILLGYVSGGVARGLCVALAVTGVSMFFWDIQVHNFGVTLVVMAMTAMLFSLAGFINGVFAKTFDDISIIPTFVLTPLTYLGGIFYSIDMLPPFWQGASLLNPILYMVDAFRFGILGVSDIAIGTAFTIIVGFITVLYVACLVLLNKGIGVRT, from the coding sequence ATGAGCACGGGACTGCAGACCAACTGGATCGCCTATCGCACCATCGCGACCAAGGAGATCCGCCGCTTTCTGCGCATCTGGTTGCAGACCGTTCTGCCGGCGGCAATCACCATGGGATTGTATCTGATCATCTTCGGCAATCTCATTGGTCCGCGTATCGGCGAGATGGCCGGTTACCGCTATATGGATTTCATCATTCCCGGAGTGATCATGATGGCGGTAATCACCAACTCCTACGCCAACGTCGTCTCGTCGTTCTTCGGTGCCAAGTTTCAGCGCCATATCGAAGAGCTGCTGGTCTCGCCGATTCCCAACTACGTGATACTGCTCGGCTATGTCAGCGGCGGTGTGGCGCGTGGGTTGTGCGTGGCGCTGGCGGTTACCGGCGTCTCGATGTTTTTCTGGGATATCCAGGTCCACAACTTCGGTGTCACCCTGGTGGTGATGGCCATGACGGCGATGCTCTTTTCGCTGGCCGGCTTTATCAACGGTGTGTTCGCCAAAACCTTTGACGACATCTCCATCATCCCCACCTTTGTCCTCACACCGCTGACTTATCTCGGGGGAATCTTCTACTCCATCGATATGCTGCCGCCATTCTGGCAGGGTGCGTCGCTGCTCAATCCCATACTCTACATGGTGGATGCCTTTCGTTTCGGCATCCTTGGGGTCAGCGACATAGCGATCGGAACCGCTTTCACCATCATCGTCGGTTTCATTACCGTGCTCTATGTCGCCTGCCTGGTCCTTCTCAACAAGGGGATAGGCGTTCGGACCTAA
- a CDS encoding ABC transporter ATP-binding protein — MTNALEIRNLHKTYRNDFTALRGIDLTVHEGDFFALLGPNGAGKSTVIGIICSLVNKSAGQVTVFGHDLDRELAKAKACIGLVPQEFNFNQWEPVIEIMVNQAGFYGIAPRLAMERSERYLRQLGLWEKRHGQARDLSGGMKRRLMIARALVHQPRLLILDEPTAGVDIELRHSMWDFLRQINAEGTTIILTTHYLEEAESLCRTIAIIDNGCIVEDTTMKALLEKLHTETFVLDLQRPIDAIPQIPGYLLRQLDATTLEADVARDQGVNRLFGGLARVGIEVMSLRNKRNRLEELFVRMIHNGATAPDSDEDPAPLEEGRVQ; from the coding sequence ATGACCAACGCACTCGAAATCCGCAACCTGCATAAGACCTACCGCAACGATTTTACCGCCTTGCGAGGGATCGATCTGACCGTACACGAGGGCGACTTCTTTGCCTTGCTCGGCCCCAATGGCGCTGGCAAATCCACCGTGATCGGCATCATCTGCTCGCTGGTGAACAAAAGCGCCGGCCAGGTGACCGTATTCGGACACGACCTGGACCGCGAACTGGCCAAAGCCAAGGCCTGCATCGGTCTGGTGCCGCAGGAGTTCAATTTCAATCAGTGGGAGCCGGTGATCGAGATCATGGTCAATCAGGCCGGCTTCTACGGCATCGCACCGCGTCTGGCAATGGAGCGCTCTGAACGCTACCTGCGTCAGCTCGGGTTGTGGGAAAAGCGCCACGGTCAGGCGCGCGATCTCTCCGGCGGCATGAAGCGGCGCTTGATGATCGCCCGTGCGCTGGTACATCAGCCCCGGCTGCTGATCCTCGATGAGCCCACCGCCGGGGTCGATATCGAGTTGCGCCACTCGATGTGGGACTTCCTGCGCCAGATCAATGCTGAGGGGACCACCATAATCCTCACCACCCATTACCTGGAGGAGGCGGAGAGCCTGTGCCGCACCATCGCCATCATCGATAACGGGTGCATCGTCGAAGACACCACGATGAAAGCGTTGTTGGAGAAACTGCACACCGAGACCTTCGTGCTCGATCTGCAACGGCCCATCGACGCCATACCCCAGATTCCCGGCTATCTGTTGCGGCAGCTCGACGCCACGACGCTCGAAGCCGATGTCGCGCGCGATCAGGGCGTCAATCGCCTGTTCGGCGGATTGGCCAGGGTCGGTATCGAGGTGATGAGTCTGCGCAACAAACGTAACCGTCTGGAAGAGCTGTTCGTGCGCATGATTCACAATGGCGCAACGGCTCCTGATAGCGACGAGGACCCCGCGCCACTGGAAGAGGGCAGGGTGCAATGA
- a CDS encoding MFS transporter translates to MSPITARSFSFHYGWVIVGTGALITIACLGFGRFALGMLLPSMGVSLGLDYSQMGFISTGNFVGYLFAVVLSGLLTARLGARWLIVFGLTLVGGSMVAVSQAHSYPQVLVLYIVTGFGAGAANVPIMALVAHWFERSLRGRAAGFIVSGSGLAIVLSGWMIPAINLHAGAEGWRWSWMVLGGASLVITVIAGVLIRNRPAELGLQALGDNTGGVSAATVAKPVAHSGRLLTHLGVVYFLFGFTYVIYATFIVTSLVQERGFSETSAGQFWMWVGAISILSGPLFGTLSDRLGRKRALMMVFALHTAAYLLVALRLPDGFVYLSIFLWGIGVWSIPSIMAAAVGDYLGAERAAAAFGTITLFFGVGQIVGPGLAGVLADYSGTFAWSFAMAAGMTALAVILSSALQRPDERKAD, encoded by the coding sequence ATGTCTCCCATCACCGCTCGCTCGTTCTCCTTCCACTATGGCTGGGTCATCGTCGGCACCGGCGCGCTGATCACCATCGCCTGCCTGGGATTCGGGCGTTTCGCGTTGGGCATGCTGCTGCCCTCCATGGGCGTTTCGCTGGGACTCGACTACTCGCAGATGGGTTTTATCTCCACGGGCAACTTCGTGGGTTATCTCTTTGCGGTGGTATTGAGTGGCCTGTTGACGGCCCGGTTGGGGGCACGATGGCTGATCGTCTTCGGACTGACATTGGTCGGGGGCTCGATGGTGGCGGTCTCGCAGGCGCACTCCTACCCCCAGGTGCTGGTGCTTTACATCGTCACCGGTTTTGGTGCCGGCGCGGCCAATGTTCCGATCATGGCACTGGTCGCACATTGGTTCGAACGTTCGCTGCGTGGGCGTGCGGCAGGATTCATCGTCAGCGGCAGCGGATTGGCGATCGTGCTGTCGGGCTGGATGATACCGGCCATCAACCTGCATGCCGGGGCGGAAGGCTGGCGCTGGAGCTGGATGGTGCTGGGTGGTGCATCGCTGGTCATCACCGTGATTGCCGGGGTGTTGATCCGCAACCGGCCCGCTGAGTTGGGGCTGCAAGCCCTGGGGGACAACACCGGCGGTGTGAGCGCGGCGACGGTGGCAAAGCCGGTCGCGCACAGCGGACGCCTGCTCACCCATCTGGGGGTGGTCTACTTTCTGTTCGGTTTCACCTATGTGATCTACGCCACCTTTATTGTCACCTCGCTGGTGCAGGAGCGCGGTTTCAGTGAGACCTCCGCCGGTCAGTTCTGGATGTGGGTGGGGGCGATCAGCATCCTCTCCGGTCCGCTGTTCGGGACCCTGTCGGACCGGCTCGGACGCAAGCGCGCGCTGATGATGGTCTTCGCGCTGCATACCGCCGCCTACCTGCTGGTGGCGCTGCGGCTGCCCGATGGTTTCGTCTATCTCTCCATATTTTTATGGGGGATCGGGGTGTGGAGCATCCCCTCGATCATGGCCGCAGCGGTGGGTGATTACCTGGGCGCGGAACGCGCCGCCGCCGCCTTCGGCACCATCACTCTCTTCTTCGGCGTGGGACAGATCGTCGGCCCAGGGCTCGCAGGTGTGCTGGCTGATTACTCCGGTACTTTCGCCTGGAGCTTTGCCATGGCGGCGGGTATGACGGCGCTTGCAGTGATACTCAGCTCGGCGCTGCAACGCCCCGATGAGCGGAAGGCGGATTGA